In Osmia lignaria lignaria isolate PbOS001 chromosome 5, iyOsmLign1, whole genome shotgun sequence, a single genomic region encodes these proteins:
- the LOC117605040 gene encoding putative sodium/potassium/calcium exchanger CG1090 isoform X4 → MKYERATWRPRRENCSPPAIEQFPRPLMGPNARKHGGLIIHILVAVYTFLGLAIVCDDYFVSSLDRICEELRLSPDVAGATFMAAGSSAPELATVVIGVFFAKDDIGVSGVIGSAVFNIMFVISICGLCTTTASKLNWWPLCRDCFFYAVSILVMLGTIYNESISWTESLFMLIMYGVYCVALSFNARLERWAKSYDIPFLPKDDEPAEESALVSYKSLQEDRLSYTGPSSPVTDQFDKMQEGKRRSHDFPKPSLNRSSILIGEIGGTAGAAGPPGGPETNEPPTRKQPEYYKAKEPDPNEVSPLERPTDGSQWSLFTWGLVYPIHFLCRATMPDCRQEKFRNWYPFTFCVSMVWISFYSYIMVWMITIIGSTLGIPDTVMGLTFVAAGVSVPDALSSLAVIKEGLGDMAVSNAVGSNVFDILVCLGLPWFIQTAMIQPGSHVNVTSRGLTYSTLSLLSTVVFLVLATHLNGWKLDRRYGVVLMLWYLVFIVFASLYELNVFGEMNPPVCKSAF, encoded by the exons ATGAAATACGAACGCGCCACTTGGAGACCTCGACGGGAAAATTGTTCGCCACCGGCCATCGAGCAGTTTCCGCGACCTTTAATGGGCCCAAACGCTAGGAAACACGGTGGACTGATCATCCATATCCTAGTCGCTGTTTACACGTTTCTTGGCCTGGCCATCGTCTGCGACGATTACTTCGTCTCCAGTTTGGACAGAATCTGCGAAG AACTACGACTGTCTCCGGATGTCGCCGGTGCAACCTTCATGGCCGCCGGTTCTTCGGCCCCGGAATTGGCGACCGTCGTGATCGGCGTCTTCTTCGCCAAGGACGACATCGGG GTGAGCGGAGTGATCGGTAGCGCGGTGTTCAACATAATGTTCGTCATCTCCATCTGCGGGCTGTGCACCACCACGGCGTCCAAATTGAACTGGTGGCCTCTCTGTCGAGATTGTTTCTTCTACGCCGTTTCGATACTCGTGATGCTCGGTACAATTTACAACGAATCGATATCTTG GACGGAGTCTCTTTTCATGTTGATCATGTACGGCGTCTACTGCGTCGCGCTTTCTTTCAACGCGAGACTGGAACGCTGGGCAAAGTCTTACGATATACCGTTCTTGCCAAAGGACGACGAACCTGCGGAAGAGAGCGCCCTGGTTAGCTATAAATCGTTACAGGAAGACCGATTATCTTACACGGGTCCGAGTTCGCCGGTCACGGATCAGTTCGATAAAATGCAGGAAGGTAAACGAAGGAGCCACGATTTTCCAAAACCTTCTCTGAATCGTTCTTCCATTCTGATAGGAGAAATAGGAGGAACGGCAGGAGCAGCCGGACCACCAGGTGGTCCCGAAACGAACGAACCTCCGACCCGGAAACAGCCGGAGTATTACAAAGCGAAAGAGCCAGATCCTAATGAAGTATCCCCGTTGGAAAGGCCTACCGACGGAAGCCAATGGTCTCTGTTCACCTGGGGTTTGGTATACCCGATTCATTTCTTGTGTCGAGCCACCATGCCCGATTGCCGACAAGAGAAGTTTCGAAACTGGTATCCCTTCACGTTCTGCGTGTCCATGGTTTGGATCAGTTTCTATAGTTACATCATGGTGTGGATGATCACGATCATCG GCAGTACTCTAGGTATACCGGACACGGTGATGGGTTTGACGTTCGTCGCGGCCGGTGTCAGCGTGCCGGACGCGCTCTCCTCGTTGGCGGTGATCAAGGAAGGCCTGGGAGACATGGCGGTGAGCAACGCGGTCGGAAGTAACGTGTTCGATATACTGGTCTGTCTGGGACTTCCTTGGTTCATCCAGACGGCTATGATTCAGCCGGGTTCGCACGTGAACGTTACCAGTCGAG GTTTGACGTATTCCACGTTGTCTTTGTTGTCGACGGTGGTATTCTTGGTACTGGCAACCCACTTGAACGGCTGGAAGTTGGACCGACGATACGGAGTGGTATTGATGCTTTGGTACTTGGTGTTTATCGTGTTCGCCTCGCTTTACGAGCTAAACGTTTTCGGCGAGATGAATCCTCCCGTATGCAAAAGCGCCTTTTAA
- the Ttc1 gene encoding tetratricopeptide repeat domain 1, which produces MDTKSENLKTNEQIIEELTKDLEGSCIKVDENSASKDSNPESTVNSSNLADDPCKLVTDESDDDVKHKTTDKHDVPNDFVDEELLKDREVGLSESEKELLKEEAEKLKNKGNDFFKKGDYTEAISMYTQGLQTCPLAYDKERSILYANRAAAKSKCLDKESAISDCTKAIELNPSYVKAYVRRAQLYEEAEKLDEALEDYKKVLTFDPAHTEANYGVRRLPPLIQERNEKLKTEMLGKLKDLGNMVLKPFGLSTNNFELQKDPNSGGYSVKFNQNQS; this is translated from the exons ATGGACACTAAATCCGAAAACTTAAAAACAAACGAACAGATCATAGAGGAGCTCACGAAAGATCTAGAAGGTTCTTGTATCAAGGTAGATGAAAACTCCGCATCAAAAGACAGTAATCCAGAGTCAACAGTGAACAGTAGCAATTTAGCGGACGATCCTTGTAAACTTGTCACAGACGAAAGTGACGACGATGTCAAACACAAAACAACCGATAAACACGATGTTCCAAATGATTTTGTCGACGAGGAGTTGTTAAAAGATAGAGAAGTTGGACTTTCCGAAAGCGAAAAAGAA CTTCTCAAAGAGGAGGCTgagaaattgaaaaacaaaggaaatgattttttcaaaaagGGAGATTATACAGAGGCAATATCTATGTACACGCAAGGGTTGCAGACTTGTCCCTTAGCATACGACAAAGAAAGATCCATTTTGTATGCCAACAGAGCTGCTGCAAAGTCTAAATGTCTG GATAAAGAATCAGCGATATCCGACTGCACAAAGGCCATAGAATTGAATCCAAGTTATGTGAAAGCCTATGTTAGGAGAGCTCAGTTGTACGAAGAAGCAGAAAAATTAGATGAAGCACTAGAGGATTATAAGAAGGTTTTAACGTTCGATCCAGCGCATACGGAAGCAAATTACGGAGTTCGG AGATTACCTCCATTGATccaagaaagaaacgaaaaattgaaaactgaaatgCTCGGAAAACTGAAGGACTTAGGAAACATGGTTTTGAAACCTTTCGGACTTTCCACGAATAATTTCGAATTGCAAAAGGATCCAAATAGCGGTGGTTATTCTGTAAAGTTCAATCAGAATCAAAGTTAA
- the LOC117605040 gene encoding putative sodium/potassium/calcium exchanger CG1090 isoform X1: MMCNVSEKGLFQPRTMRNQLRNSRRKRWPLRIGLFLVYVLVQYVTSENVTELPFSYPDTTEQEDNSTVESTSELPMIAEETNIEPPKAEKPLKSEEKPTRGKSGNVQGQSQEETRGKDAGLHLLKNVPRTTTVPTTTTMKYERATWRPRRENCSPPAIEQFPRPLMGPNARKHGGLIIHILVAVYTFLGLAIVCDDYFVSSLDRICEELRLSPDVAGATFMAAGSSAPELATVVIGVFFAKDDIGVSGVIGSAVFNIMFVISICGLCTTTASKLNWWPLCRDCFFYAVSILVMLGTIYNESISWTESLFMLIMYGVYCVALSFNARLERWAKSYDIPFLPKDDEPAEESALVSYKSLQEDRLSYTGPSSPVTDQFDKMQEGKRRSHDFPKPSLNRSSILIGEIGGTAGAAGPPGGPETNEPPTRKQPEYYKAKEPDPNEVSPLERPTDGSQWSLFTWGLVYPIHFLCRATMPDCRQEKFRNWYPFTFCVSMVWISFYSYIMVWMITIIGSTLGIPDTVMGLTFVAAGVSVPDALSSLAVIKEGLGDMAVSNAVGSNVFDILVCLGLPWFIQTAMIQPGSHVNVTSRGLTYSTLSLLSTVVFLVLATHLNGWKLDRRYGVVLMLWYLVFIVFASLYELNVFGEMNPPVCKSAF; this comes from the exons ATGATGTGCAACGTATCGGAGAAAGGG TTGTTTCAGCCGAGAACGATGAGGAACCAATTGCGTAATTCGCGACGCAAACGATGGCCACTGCGTATAGGATTGTTCCTCGTCTACGTGCTGGTCCAGTACGTAACATCGGAGAATGTAACCGAGTTACCGTTCTCCTATCCGGATACTACGGAGCAGGAGGACAACTCGACGGTGGAATCTACCTCGGAGTTGCCAATGATCGCGGAGGAAACGAATATCGAGCCACCGAAGGCGGAGAAACCGTTGAAATCAGAAGAAAAGCCTACGCGAGGAAAATCGGGAAACGTGCAGGGACAATCGCAAGAGGAAACACGGGGGAAAGATGCGGGATTGCATTTACTGAAGAACGTTCCAAGAACAACAACG GTGCCGACGACGACCACGATGAAATACGAACGCGCCACTTGGAGACCTCGACGGGAAAATTGTTCGCCACCGGCCATCGAGCAGTTTCCGCGACCTTTAATGGGCCCAAACGCTAGGAAACACGGTGGACTGATCATCCATATCCTAGTCGCTGTTTACACGTTTCTTGGCCTGGCCATCGTCTGCGACGATTACTTCGTCTCCAGTTTGGACAGAATCTGCGAAG AACTACGACTGTCTCCGGATGTCGCCGGTGCAACCTTCATGGCCGCCGGTTCTTCGGCCCCGGAATTGGCGACCGTCGTGATCGGCGTCTTCTTCGCCAAGGACGACATCGGG GTGAGCGGAGTGATCGGTAGCGCGGTGTTCAACATAATGTTCGTCATCTCCATCTGCGGGCTGTGCACCACCACGGCGTCCAAATTGAACTGGTGGCCTCTCTGTCGAGATTGTTTCTTCTACGCCGTTTCGATACTCGTGATGCTCGGTACAATTTACAACGAATCGATATCTTG GACGGAGTCTCTTTTCATGTTGATCATGTACGGCGTCTACTGCGTCGCGCTTTCTTTCAACGCGAGACTGGAACGCTGGGCAAAGTCTTACGATATACCGTTCTTGCCAAAGGACGACGAACCTGCGGAAGAGAGCGCCCTGGTTAGCTATAAATCGTTACAGGAAGACCGATTATCTTACACGGGTCCGAGTTCGCCGGTCACGGATCAGTTCGATAAAATGCAGGAAGGTAAACGAAGGAGCCACGATTTTCCAAAACCTTCTCTGAATCGTTCTTCCATTCTGATAGGAGAAATAGGAGGAACGGCAGGAGCAGCCGGACCACCAGGTGGTCCCGAAACGAACGAACCTCCGACCCGGAAACAGCCGGAGTATTACAAAGCGAAAGAGCCAGATCCTAATGAAGTATCCCCGTTGGAAAGGCCTACCGACGGAAGCCAATGGTCTCTGTTCACCTGGGGTTTGGTATACCCGATTCATTTCTTGTGTCGAGCCACCATGCCCGATTGCCGACAAGAGAAGTTTCGAAACTGGTATCCCTTCACGTTCTGCGTGTCCATGGTTTGGATCAGTTTCTATAGTTACATCATGGTGTGGATGATCACGATCATCG GCAGTACTCTAGGTATACCGGACACGGTGATGGGTTTGACGTTCGTCGCGGCCGGTGTCAGCGTGCCGGACGCGCTCTCCTCGTTGGCGGTGATCAAGGAAGGCCTGGGAGACATGGCGGTGAGCAACGCGGTCGGAAGTAACGTGTTCGATATACTGGTCTGTCTGGGACTTCCTTGGTTCATCCAGACGGCTATGATTCAGCCGGGTTCGCACGTGAACGTTACCAGTCGAG GTTTGACGTATTCCACGTTGTCTTTGTTGTCGACGGTGGTATTCTTGGTACTGGCAACCCACTTGAACGGCTGGAAGTTGGACCGACGATACGGAGTGGTATTGATGCTTTGGTACTTGGTGTTTATCGTGTTCGCCTCGCTTTACGAGCTAAACGTTTTCGGCGAGATGAATCCTCCCGTATGCAAAAGCGCCTTTTAA
- the LOC117605040 gene encoding putative sodium/potassium/calcium exchanger CG1090 isoform X2: protein MRNQLRNSRRKRWPLRIGLFLVYVLVQYVTSENVTELPFSYPDTTEQEDNSTVESTSELPMIAEETNIEPPKAEKPLKSEEKPTRGKSGNVQGQSQEETRGKDAGLHLLKNVPRTTTVPTTTTMKYERATWRPRRENCSPPAIEQFPRPLMGPNARKHGGLIIHILVAVYTFLGLAIVCDDYFVSSLDRICEELRLSPDVAGATFMAAGSSAPELATVVIGVFFAKDDIGVSGVIGSAVFNIMFVISICGLCTTTASKLNWWPLCRDCFFYAVSILVMLGTIYNESISWTESLFMLIMYGVYCVALSFNARLERWAKSYDIPFLPKDDEPAEESALVSYKSLQEDRLSYTGPSSPVTDQFDKMQEGKRRSHDFPKPSLNRSSILIGEIGGTAGAAGPPGGPETNEPPTRKQPEYYKAKEPDPNEVSPLERPTDGSQWSLFTWGLVYPIHFLCRATMPDCRQEKFRNWYPFTFCVSMVWISFYSYIMVWMITIIGSTLGIPDTVMGLTFVAAGVSVPDALSSLAVIKEGLGDMAVSNAVGSNVFDILVCLGLPWFIQTAMIQPGSHVNVTSRGLTYSTLSLLSTVVFLVLATHLNGWKLDRRYGVVLMLWYLVFIVFASLYELNVFGEMNPPVCKSAF from the exons ATGAGGAACCAATTGCGTAATTCGCGACGCAAACGATGGCCACTGCGTATAGGATTGTTCCTCGTCTACGTGCTGGTCCAGTACGTAACATCGGAGAATGTAACCGAGTTACCGTTCTCCTATCCGGATACTACGGAGCAGGAGGACAACTCGACGGTGGAATCTACCTCGGAGTTGCCAATGATCGCGGAGGAAACGAATATCGAGCCACCGAAGGCGGAGAAACCGTTGAAATCAGAAGAAAAGCCTACGCGAGGAAAATCGGGAAACGTGCAGGGACAATCGCAAGAGGAAACACGGGGGAAAGATGCGGGATTGCATTTACTGAAGAACGTTCCAAGAACAACAACG GTGCCGACGACGACCACGATGAAATACGAACGCGCCACTTGGAGACCTCGACGGGAAAATTGTTCGCCACCGGCCATCGAGCAGTTTCCGCGACCTTTAATGGGCCCAAACGCTAGGAAACACGGTGGACTGATCATCCATATCCTAGTCGCTGTTTACACGTTTCTTGGCCTGGCCATCGTCTGCGACGATTACTTCGTCTCCAGTTTGGACAGAATCTGCGAAG AACTACGACTGTCTCCGGATGTCGCCGGTGCAACCTTCATGGCCGCCGGTTCTTCGGCCCCGGAATTGGCGACCGTCGTGATCGGCGTCTTCTTCGCCAAGGACGACATCGGG GTGAGCGGAGTGATCGGTAGCGCGGTGTTCAACATAATGTTCGTCATCTCCATCTGCGGGCTGTGCACCACCACGGCGTCCAAATTGAACTGGTGGCCTCTCTGTCGAGATTGTTTCTTCTACGCCGTTTCGATACTCGTGATGCTCGGTACAATTTACAACGAATCGATATCTTG GACGGAGTCTCTTTTCATGTTGATCATGTACGGCGTCTACTGCGTCGCGCTTTCTTTCAACGCGAGACTGGAACGCTGGGCAAAGTCTTACGATATACCGTTCTTGCCAAAGGACGACGAACCTGCGGAAGAGAGCGCCCTGGTTAGCTATAAATCGTTACAGGAAGACCGATTATCTTACACGGGTCCGAGTTCGCCGGTCACGGATCAGTTCGATAAAATGCAGGAAGGTAAACGAAGGAGCCACGATTTTCCAAAACCTTCTCTGAATCGTTCTTCCATTCTGATAGGAGAAATAGGAGGAACGGCAGGAGCAGCCGGACCACCAGGTGGTCCCGAAACGAACGAACCTCCGACCCGGAAACAGCCGGAGTATTACAAAGCGAAAGAGCCAGATCCTAATGAAGTATCCCCGTTGGAAAGGCCTACCGACGGAAGCCAATGGTCTCTGTTCACCTGGGGTTTGGTATACCCGATTCATTTCTTGTGTCGAGCCACCATGCCCGATTGCCGACAAGAGAAGTTTCGAAACTGGTATCCCTTCACGTTCTGCGTGTCCATGGTTTGGATCAGTTTCTATAGTTACATCATGGTGTGGATGATCACGATCATCG GCAGTACTCTAGGTATACCGGACACGGTGATGGGTTTGACGTTCGTCGCGGCCGGTGTCAGCGTGCCGGACGCGCTCTCCTCGTTGGCGGTGATCAAGGAAGGCCTGGGAGACATGGCGGTGAGCAACGCGGTCGGAAGTAACGTGTTCGATATACTGGTCTGTCTGGGACTTCCTTGGTTCATCCAGACGGCTATGATTCAGCCGGGTTCGCACGTGAACGTTACCAGTCGAG GTTTGACGTATTCCACGTTGTCTTTGTTGTCGACGGTGGTATTCTTGGTACTGGCAACCCACTTGAACGGCTGGAAGTTGGACCGACGATACGGAGTGGTATTGATGCTTTGGTACTTGGTGTTTATCGTGTTCGCCTCGCTTTACGAGCTAAACGTTTTCGGCGAGATGAATCCTCCCGTATGCAAAAGCGCCTTTTAA
- the LOC117605040 gene encoding putative sodium/potassium/calcium exchanger CG1090 isoform X3, with the protein MMCNVSEKGLFQPRTMRNQLRNSRRKRWPLRIGLFLVYVLVQYVTSENVTELPFSYPDTTEQEDNSTVESTSELPMIAEETNIEPPKAEKPLKSEEKPTRGKSGNVQGQSQEETRGKDAGLHLLKNVPRTTTVPTTTTMKYERATWRPRRENCSPPAIEQFPRPLMGPNARKHGGLIIHILVAVYTFLGLAIVCDDYFVSSLDRICEELRLSPDVAGATFMAAGSSAPELATVVIGVFFAKDDIGVSGVIGSAVFNIMFVISICGLCTTTASKLNWWPLCRDCFFYAVSILVMLGTIYNESISWTESLFMLIMYGVYCVALSFNARLERWAKSYDIPFLPKDDEPAEESALVSYKSLQEDRLSYTGPSSPVTDQFDKMQEGEIGGTAGAAGPPGGPETNEPPTRKQPEYYKAKEPDPNEVSPLERPTDGSQWSLFTWGLVYPIHFLCRATMPDCRQEKFRNWYPFTFCVSMVWISFYSYIMVWMITIIGSTLGIPDTVMGLTFVAAGVSVPDALSSLAVIKEGLGDMAVSNAVGSNVFDILVCLGLPWFIQTAMIQPGSHVNVTSRGLTYSTLSLLSTVVFLVLATHLNGWKLDRRYGVVLMLWYLVFIVFASLYELNVFGEMNPPVCKSAF; encoded by the exons ATGATGTGCAACGTATCGGAGAAAGGG TTGTTTCAGCCGAGAACGATGAGGAACCAATTGCGTAATTCGCGACGCAAACGATGGCCACTGCGTATAGGATTGTTCCTCGTCTACGTGCTGGTCCAGTACGTAACATCGGAGAATGTAACCGAGTTACCGTTCTCCTATCCGGATACTACGGAGCAGGAGGACAACTCGACGGTGGAATCTACCTCGGAGTTGCCAATGATCGCGGAGGAAACGAATATCGAGCCACCGAAGGCGGAGAAACCGTTGAAATCAGAAGAAAAGCCTACGCGAGGAAAATCGGGAAACGTGCAGGGACAATCGCAAGAGGAAACACGGGGGAAAGATGCGGGATTGCATTTACTGAAGAACGTTCCAAGAACAACAACG GTGCCGACGACGACCACGATGAAATACGAACGCGCCACTTGGAGACCTCGACGGGAAAATTGTTCGCCACCGGCCATCGAGCAGTTTCCGCGACCTTTAATGGGCCCAAACGCTAGGAAACACGGTGGACTGATCATCCATATCCTAGTCGCTGTTTACACGTTTCTTGGCCTGGCCATCGTCTGCGACGATTACTTCGTCTCCAGTTTGGACAGAATCTGCGAAG AACTACGACTGTCTCCGGATGTCGCCGGTGCAACCTTCATGGCCGCCGGTTCTTCGGCCCCGGAATTGGCGACCGTCGTGATCGGCGTCTTCTTCGCCAAGGACGACATCGGG GTGAGCGGAGTGATCGGTAGCGCGGTGTTCAACATAATGTTCGTCATCTCCATCTGCGGGCTGTGCACCACCACGGCGTCCAAATTGAACTGGTGGCCTCTCTGTCGAGATTGTTTCTTCTACGCCGTTTCGATACTCGTGATGCTCGGTACAATTTACAACGAATCGATATCTTG GACGGAGTCTCTTTTCATGTTGATCATGTACGGCGTCTACTGCGTCGCGCTTTCTTTCAACGCGAGACTGGAACGCTGGGCAAAGTCTTACGATATACCGTTCTTGCCAAAGGACGACGAACCTGCGGAAGAGAGCGCCCTGGTTAGCTATAAATCGTTACAGGAAGACCGATTATCTTACACGGGTCCGAGTTCGCCGGTCACGGATCAGTTCGATAAAATGCAGGAAG GAGAAATAGGAGGAACGGCAGGAGCAGCCGGACCACCAGGTGGTCCCGAAACGAACGAACCTCCGACCCGGAAACAGCCGGAGTATTACAAAGCGAAAGAGCCAGATCCTAATGAAGTATCCCCGTTGGAAAGGCCTACCGACGGAAGCCAATGGTCTCTGTTCACCTGGGGTTTGGTATACCCGATTCATTTCTTGTGTCGAGCCACCATGCCCGATTGCCGACAAGAGAAGTTTCGAAACTGGTATCCCTTCACGTTCTGCGTGTCCATGGTTTGGATCAGTTTCTATAGTTACATCATGGTGTGGATGATCACGATCATCG GCAGTACTCTAGGTATACCGGACACGGTGATGGGTTTGACGTTCGTCGCGGCCGGTGTCAGCGTGCCGGACGCGCTCTCCTCGTTGGCGGTGATCAAGGAAGGCCTGGGAGACATGGCGGTGAGCAACGCGGTCGGAAGTAACGTGTTCGATATACTGGTCTGTCTGGGACTTCCTTGGTTCATCCAGACGGCTATGATTCAGCCGGGTTCGCACGTGAACGTTACCAGTCGAG GTTTGACGTATTCCACGTTGTCTTTGTTGTCGACGGTGGTATTCTTGGTACTGGCAACCCACTTGAACGGCTGGAAGTTGGACCGACGATACGGAGTGGTATTGATGCTTTGGTACTTGGTGTTTATCGTGTTCGCCTCGCTTTACGAGCTAAACGTTTTCGGCGAGATGAATCCTCCCGTATGCAAAAGCGCCTTTTAA